A single Lactuca sativa cultivar Salinas chromosome 8, Lsat_Salinas_v11, whole genome shotgun sequence DNA region contains:
- the LOC111919945 gene encoding uncharacterized protein LOC111919945 — MEKNEESYSPGWGASFFMQTTEDVTRAFMAAAAAASAAPSSRPSVLYSSKDDSGGHLQKLQNQVFKVLKGLSHPTEEKRSYNPEVLTTQKRQWASFQLQSLHRRILKEPSRLFESFVVVGLHPDCDIQSLERQYFGRNSQVNGQHQPVSTVENLDPQVLFVYPPDKQLPLKYRDLLSFCFPGGVEVNAVERTPSMSELNEILLGQEHLKQSDLSFVFRLQGADDSILYGCCLVADELVQKPSTLISSLSDGQFRPSSSRRILTTRRCYCILSRLPFFDLHFGVLNSISTEERLERLRESISGLDLESCDVHEHEKKVYSEEEEEEEEDKTSGISISAEHGDKLLLNGNRETLHNSITETLVIDDDNKAEAVSEVCDASVYDIVNNDQPSQRQIPNAILPLLRYQQYDSSESSSSLQGSPSEDRNFRSELDSAEMEETSFSSQEDSEHDEILDWAKENNHGSLQIICEYYRLSLPTRGSTVTFHPLDHLHPLEFHRPDETVLHIAGSTIDLMSCTTSFELAEAHSALAVEEEATALSVWAIACLCGSLRLEHVLTIFAGALLEKQIVFVCSNLGILSALVLSIIPLIRPYHWQSFLMPVLPNDMVDFLDAPVPFVVGVKHKTAEVQSKLANVIFVDANKNQVKSVSVPNLPRHKELFAALSPYHAQLVGENYLGKRRPVHDCTNVQVEAAKGFLTVLRSHLDSLCSNLRSHTITNVQSNDDKVSLLLKESFIDSFPSRDRPFMKLFVETQLFSVHTDLVLSFFQKD, encoded by the exons ATGGAAAAGAATGAAGAGTCATATAGCCCAGGTTGGGGCGCTTCATTCTTCATGCAGACTACTGAAGATGTTACCAGAGCTTTTATGGCTGCAGCAGCAGCAGCTAGTGCTGCTCCTTCTTCAAGACCATCAGTTTTATACTCATCAAAAGATGACAGTGGTGGCCATCTCCAAAAGCTTCAGAATCAAGTTTTCAAAGTACTGAAAGGTCTATCTCATCCTACTGAAGAGAAAAGAAGTTACAACCCAGAAGTATTAACTACCCAAAAGCGTCAATGGGCAAGCTTCCAATTACAGTCCCTG CATCGCAGGATATTGAAAGAACCATCAAGGCTGTTTGAGAGCTTTGTAGTGGTTGGACTTCATCCAGACTGTGATATTCAATCACTTGAGAGGCAGTACTTTGGCAGAAATTctcaagtcaatggtcaacatCAACCAGTGTCCACTGTAGAAAATCTTGACCCTCAG GTTCTGTTTGTATACCCTCCCGATAAACAGCTGCCATTAAAATACAGGGACCTCCTTTCATTCTGCTTTCCTGGTGGAGTGGAG GTTAATGCTGTTGAAAGAACTCCTTCTATGAGTGAACTGAATGAAATACTTCTTGGACAG GAACACCTTAAACAGAGTGACCTCTCCTTTGTATTCAGGTTGCAG GGTGCAGATGATTCAATTCTTTATGGTTGCTGTTTAGTAGCTGATGAATTGGTTCAAAAACCTTCTACGTTGATTTCCAGTTTGTCAGATGGACAATTTCGCCCTTCTTCCAGCCGACGCATCTTAACAACTCGTCGCTGTTACTGCATTCTTTCAAGGCTTCCATTTTTTGATCTTCATTTTGGCGTGTTGAATAG caTTTCCACTGAAGAAAGGTTGGAGCGGTTGAGAGAAAGTATCAGTGGCTTAGATCTTGAGTCTTGTGATGTGCATGAGCATGAGAAGAAAGTAtattcagaagaagaagaagaagaagaagaagacaaaaCAAGTGGTATTTCTATTTCAGCTGAACATGGAGATAAGTTATTGCTGAATGGAAACAGAGAGACTCTACACAATTCCATCACTGAAACCCTAGTTATAGATGATGATAATAAGGCTGAAGCAGTTTCTGAAGTTTGTGATGCTTCTGTTTATGATATAGTCAACAATGATCAGCCATCTCAAAGGCAGATACCAAATGCAATTTTGCCTCTTCTACGTTATCAACAATATGATAGCTCTGAATCTTCATCGAG TTTACAAGGGTCGCCTAGTGAAGATAGAAACTTCAGGAGTGAGCTTGATTCAGCAGAAATGGAGGAAACATCTTTCTCTAGCCAAGAAGATAGCGAACATGATGAGATTCTTGATTGGGCCAAG GAAAATAATCATGGATCCTTACAAATAATATGTGAATATTACCGATTAAGCCTCCCTACAAGAGGGTCAACAGTTACATTCCATCCTCTGGATCATCTTCATCCTTTGGAATTTCATAGACCAGATGAAACAGTGTTACATATTGCAGGCTCAACTATTGATTTGATGTCATGCACCACAAGTTTTGAATTAGCAgag GCTCACAGTGCACTTGCAGTGGAAGAAGAAGCAACTGCTTTATCAGTTTGGGCAATTGCATGCTTGTGTGGCTCCTTGCGTCTCGAACAT GTGTTGACAATATTTGCGGGTGCATTGCTAGAAAAGCAAATTGTGTTTGTATGCTCAAATTTG GGAATATTATCTGCTTTAGTTTTGTCAATTATACCTCTCATTCGTCCCTACCACTGGCAAAGTTTTTTAATGCCG GTCTTGCCAAATGACATGGTGGACTTCTTGGATGCACCTGTTCCATTTGTT GTTGGTGTGAAGCACAAAACTGCTGAAGTACAATCCAAGTTAGCAAATGTTATTTTTGTTGATGCAAACAAAAATCAA GTTAAATCAGTTTCAGTACCAAATTTACCTCGACACAAGGAGTTATTTGCAGCATTAAGTCCATACCATGCTCAGCTTGTGGGTGAAAATTATTTAGGGAAAAGAAGACCTGTTCATGATTGCACTAATGTTCAG GTGGAAGCTGCAAAGGGATTCCTAACAGTATTACGATCTCACTTGGATTCTCTTTGCTCTAACTTACGTTCTCACACAATTACAAATGTTCAATCAAATGACGATAag GTATCTTTGCTTTTAAAAGAAAGTTTCATCGACTCGTTTCCTAGTCGTGATCGACCTTTTATGAAG CTTTTTGTGGAGACGCAACTTTTCTCTGTACATACGGATCTGGTGTTATCTTTTTTCCAGAAGGATTAG